The following are encoded together in the Pectobacterium punjabense genome:
- a CDS encoding phage tail protein — translation MKCVQRLFAKSAIATVLAVGLSQPATASACSIEPYIGSICYMVTSYCPEGYLPANGQTVTINQYQALYALIGNIWGGSPQQGNFMLPDMRGRVPVGAGQGTGLANVTRGQVFGAENVSLTTSNVAPHIHPATVASSGSVSGTASIAIPVVNSAATANVPDNTTSLATTSPSFDLSAVGGVDSPAKIYSNATPTTTLKPFSAPFSVSNLTGITISPNIGGTPFSVRNPSVGLTACIATMGVYPVNPN, via the coding sequence ATGAAATGCGTTCAGCGTCTGTTTGCCAAATCTGCGATCGCAACTGTGTTAGCTGTAGGCCTATCGCAACCAGCTACCGCATCTGCATGCAGTATTGAGCCTTACATTGGCTCTATTTGTTATATGGTCACCAGCTATTGCCCAGAGGGCTATCTGCCTGCAAATGGGCAAACAGTGACTATCAATCAATATCAGGCGCTTTATGCCTTGATCGGAAATATCTGGGGAGGTTCTCCACAGCAGGGGAACTTTATGCTCCCCGACATGCGTGGGCGCGTACCGGTAGGGGCTGGACAAGGAACAGGATTAGCGAATGTCACTCGTGGACAAGTATTTGGGGCAGAGAATGTCTCATTGACGACGAGCAACGTTGCCCCACACATCCATCCGGCCACTGTTGCCTCTTCTGGAAGCGTGAGCGGTACAGCTTCTATCGCTATTCCAGTGGTAAACAGTGCGGCAACAGCCAACGTACCAGACAACACGACATCACTGGCGACAACGTCTCCTTCGTTTGATTTAAGTGCCGTTGGTGGGGTTGACTCACCAGCTAAAATTTACAGTAATGCCACACCTACAACAACGTTGAAACCATTTTCAGCCCCGTTTAGTGTGAGCAACCTAACGGGTATAACCATTTCCCCTAATATTGGCGGTACACCTTTTAGTGTTCGTAACCCCAGTGTAGGTCTCACTGCGTGCATCGCTACTATGGGCGTTTATCCTGTAAACCCAAACTAA